The genomic region TTGAATGTCCAGGGAAGCCTCATCGTACTCAAACAACTCTGTCTTTGTGTAAGTCACCTGGGCATCTATACTGGCATTCTGCATattttgtttggtattttctACTTTAATAATTTTGTCATTGTTTGTCTTCAGGGCCTTCTTCCCAATTTGCTTAATAAGATCATTGTaggtttcttccttctttgaCAGAAAGCTAAAGATGTTGACATCCTTTGAGGTACCCATTTGAAGGGGTTTTTTGGACCGAGGATGGTTGTCAAAtgactctttcctttttttcctccgtTTCTTGATTGCTTTGTGGACTTCCACAAACATACTGACCTTCCAGTTAACAAAGAGTGAAAGCCAAGCCAGTCCCAGATAGATCCATAACTCCACAAAATATCTGTAAAGGGCATGATAGTTTGCATCTGGATTTACACctacaaagaattaaaaacaagaacattACTGAAACAGGACTTGCAGCTGATAAACCTTTGAAGTTATGACCCTGAAAACTAGTCCCTTCCACACTAACAGAGCCTAGCTGTTTGAACACTGCTCAGAGGTGGTAAGTGGGGATCTGAAACCCTTCCGACAGAAAAAAGTTGATCCCAGGTCTTCCAGTTCTTTGTTGCATGTATTCTGACTACTGGACTACAATATAAAATGGAAGCATATTCATCCTCTCCTTGAACCTATGAAAGTGAACTTTTGTCCTCTTTGAAAATGATAAGCTTTCTCACTGCCACTGAGGTATGGATATAGGTACCTTCCTCAAGAAAAGGATTCAGAATTCCACTTACAAGGACCATCTCCAAAGCTCTGAACGAGGCAGTGGTTTTTAGAGAAAGACAGGACATAGGAAGGAGACACCAGTATGCTCTGCATTTCCTGTTGACTAGTTCTAGATAGCTGCACAGAGAGCATTGCCCAGTACTTACGTGCCCTGCTTAGTATACTGGATCCCATTCAAAGGTGCTTAACTGCCCTGGTGGATAGGATAGCTCCTTGCCTGAAACAAGGACCTGAGGCACCTGACAGTGTTACAAACTCCAGAACTTGGCCCCAGGATTAGTCCAATAAAGGCATTGGGTGTCTAAACCAATATTGAAGAGCCAAATCTAGTCCATTGGATCAGTACCCAGCTCTAATTGAATCttcaaaattcagcaaaatgttttggaaaagcTTAAAGATCACCTTTTTGAATTGGAGTTTAGAAATACAATTGCCCCACTATGCATGTAGTGAAATAATACATAAACTACAATTACTGACCAGCAACAAAATCTCCAAATCCTATGGTGGTGATAGTGATGAATGAGAAATAGAGGCCTTCAATGTAATCCCATCCTTCAGTCACCATAAAGACAAAGGGAGGAATAACCAGATGGACCAAGACACCCCAAACAATGAAAATAGCTGTGCATGTAATTTGTGCTTTCctctgtaaagaaagaaaaaaaaaacaagtcagGGAAAGAtctccaaattttattttcccatccATAGCACCAAGTGTCATCTGACAGTACCAGACATTTCAGAGTTTTGTGCTAACAGTTTACCAGCCATAATTTAGAAGTCCCTGACTGAAATAAACacagaactatttttttcctttatgcagAACTCACTATTCTTACAACAACTTGCTCAAACTGGACTatttcctcagttttctttcacaCTGTTGAAAGGTTTAAGGAGTTCCTGATGTTTTATAAATAGGCATGGGATACAGACATAGCACTGTAGTCTAAAAAGCAGTCAGTACCtctgattttcctttcattcGAGCATAGAGGATCACAAGTGATTAAGATGCTTCTCCTCTTTATGCCTCCTACCCTTTGCCACTCATGTAACCTCTGCACAAaagatgcacacacacatgccaTCAGTTTCTGTACTTCTCAGGTGCTGAACCAAGAAACTTCTTGCTCCGTTTCTGAAACCAGGACCTAAACCAGTCCCACTGTCCTCCAGGCACTATGGCCTTGCATTGCCTCCCATCTCCACGCAGAGTTAGAGCTGAGCTAGAACTcacttggggggaaaaaaaacaaacaaaagaaaagaaaaaaccccacacccaccaagacaaaataaaaaaaataattaaaaagttacagtaaaacaaaacacacagaaaaaaaaaaaaaaccaaaaacacaaacacccaaccacaaaacaaaaccaccacaaaaaaagcccaacaaaaagccacaaacaaaaaacacacaagcCAGTAACTCagaacaaaacattattttccagTTGGTTCACTACACAGCAGGAAGTACTCACGCTAGCATAGAAGCAGGTGGGAACAACGCAGGACAGCTTATTTCTGTGCCAGAGGAGCTTGCATGGAATGTCTGTGAAATGGAGCCTCACCTACATTTGTCCTACAGGTTTCTAATGTAAGGAGATATATATGTCTCCTTAGAAGCTGCAAGATTTATATTTAGTATGAAAGGTTTCAACAAGATCTCATTTTGCTAAAACTTCTTGCAGAACATATTAGACCCAATTCCCCTTTCAGTTATTTCTATGCAAAAGCATTtgggaaaattaatatttgtgcAAGTGTTCATTTGCTACCAAGATTAGCAGGTAAATTAAGAAGTGTAAGCTTAATTCACACATCAAAAATACACAGCACAAGGGTAAAGAAGACAGGGCCTTACCAGGCTAACTCCTCTTTTTGTCAGAAACTGGCCCAGCCTCTTGGCACGTCCTCCAAAGAACTTCCCCAGAGCACTGATCCACGTCAAGCAGAGAGGAACTCCAAAGAGCCCATAAAATATGCAGAAGAGACGCCCAGAGGGTGTCTTTGGAGAAACATTTCCGTAACCTAAAAGAGATAAGTATGTGCACAGTCTGTTCTTGTTGCAGAGTATTCAAGGCAATTCTACCTATACACAAAACAACATTGTGTGGGCTTCTACTGTATCAGACGCTCCTTGCTTCACCACCTACAAGAGTTTTAGCCTACTCCAGCTGCTCATCTTCTGAATCTGGATACCTTCCAAATATACCCTTGCAAACATGTATTCCATTAATGCAGGCTGAGaggatttctgcattttaagtgtttcctagattttgtgctgcttttccttgacgagataaatatgaaataaagctCCTCTCAAAACTTCAAATATGACTCCCCAGCCTCAAGCAGCAGTGTTTAAAGCTTGATTGAAACaattttacagaataaaagCTCAAAATTAATCCTGAAGCTAGCTCTCACGTGGAAGATCCCTATACACATTTAACCTGTGATCTGGTTACCTTTCCAGGGTAAGAGTTTGTGAGTTAACTGCACGGTGAGTTGTGGCATAGCAAGACATTCAACTATATTTAGTTCTTTGCTGGTCACAGAACCCAACAGGGCATTACAAACTCAGGCTCTCAAATCAGCAGCCTATTTTCTGAACTTCTGCCAGAGTTTTCTTATTTAGGTGTGTTCCTGACTTCAACTTTTTGTCATAAGTATATATTATATGCTGGGTATTGTCAGtttcaaataataaagaaaaccacagtACTGCATATGGTTTAACAGTAAGGCTTCCATTTCTGTATACCCCTAGCCTTCTCTGGTTATTTTGCattcctggttttttttgttgttgttgggtttggttgtgggtttttttcactgtaggTATAGCAAGGGTGTAGCAACACTGTGTagcaaagatttttctgtaaaagcagAAGGCAGATGATGTTGAGCTCTGAAAATCCATATAtcaaaggaggaagaagtccTTCAATGCAGAGGGTTTTATAAGCACAAATTGGTTGTGAGATTTAGAAGACAACACTTGTTCTACTTGGCCTTTAAGAGACAGATAAAAAGTCTAGATTGTTCTGCAAGCCAAGAACACTGATAAATCAGTAGCATCCTGCACATGAATAACAGGACAGCTATACAAAAACCTCGTATGCACATGCTTTAATTATTAGTTT from Phalacrocorax carbo chromosome 3, bPhaCar2.1, whole genome shotgun sequence harbors:
- the KCNK5 gene encoding potassium channel subfamily K member 5 → MVDRGPLLTSAIIFYLSIGAAIFEVLEEPHWRSATDDYKRQKTELLKQFPCLGQEGLDKILQVVSNAAGQGVAITGNNTFNNWNWPNAVIFAATVITTIGYGNVSPKTPSGRLFCIFYGLFGVPLCLTWISALGKFFGGRAKRLGQFLTKRGVSLRKAQITCTAIFIVWGVLVHLVIPPFVFMVTEGWDYIEGLYFSFITITTIGFGDFVAGVNPDANYHALYRYFVELWIYLGLAWLSLFVNWKVSMFVEVHKAIKKRRKKRKESFDNHPRSKKPLQMGTSKDVNIFSFLSKKEETYNDLIKQIGKKALKTNNDKIIKVENTKQNMQNASIDAQVTYTKTELFEYDEASLDIQNGHVLRPLNDKRIGDSPLEGTMFVNQLDRISEEEGEVWDSRDYRPLIFENANITFVNEDDDEEEDISDDEETSKSSMDDNLAEENETAKKLVKFPSSDESTFTNNELELSVPYEQLMNEYNTVSNVKAAT